The bacterium genome has a window encoding:
- a CDS encoding MerR family transcriptional regulator, with the protein MAEEKKKLYYSISEVAEMTGLKPHILRFWEGEFPTLRPRKNRAGNRAYTDRDVRIVRLIRHLLYDEKYTIEGAKKRLKTDRDATESQLSLPFTQNEVNVKEILADLRKLQKMIDTL; encoded by the coding sequence ATGGCTGAGGAAAAGAAAAAACTCTATTACTCCATCAGCGAAGTGGCCGAGATGACTGGGCTGAAACCGCATATTCTCAGATTCTGGGAAGGCGAGTTCCCCACGCTCAGGCCCCGCAAGAACCGTGCGGGTAACCGCGCGTATACCGACCGCGATGTGAGAATTGTCAGGCTTATCAGGCATCTCCTCTACGATGAAAAATATACCATCGAGGGCGCAAAGAAACGTTTGAAAACCGACAGGGATGCCACGGAATCCCAGCTTTCGCTTCCGTTCACACAGAACGAGGTCAATGTTAAGGAAATTCTGGCCGATCTTCGCAAACTGCAAAAAATGATTGATACACTATAA
- a CDS encoding NAD(P)-dependent glycerol-3-phosphate dehydrogenase encodes MKITVLGAGNWGTTAALLLDKNGHTVSLWEYNEQLARDMIEHRENETYLRGFPIPDTILATWRLGEAVEGADMLVFAVPSSVMRQTAKAVKNAGNLSENVLMASLSKGLEHDTMMTMTGIIAEETGVEKTVALSGPCIANEVARGLPTTIVSASDVPEAALTVRDAFMTPRFRVYTSDDPHGVQLGGALKNIIAIAAGINDGLGYGTNAKSALVTRGIVEIIRFGKMQGACPETFNGLSGIGDLITTCISGHSRNRRLGEELARGRKTEDILREMVMVAEGVPTTRSVHEYAVKHDIDMPITTKVYGVLFEGLPPGEAVRELMTRDPKHEHIV; translated from the coding sequence ATGAAAATTACCGTGCTCGGAGCGGGTAACTGGGGTACGACTGCCGCGCTTCTGCTCGATAAAAACGGACATACGGTATCCTTGTGGGAGTACAATGAACAGCTTGCGCGGGATATGATCGAACACCGCGAGAACGAAACATATCTCAGAGGATTTCCAATTCCCGATACGATACTGGCCACCTGGCGCCTCGGAGAAGCGGTCGAAGGTGCGGACATGCTCGTTTTTGCCGTTCCGTCCTCTGTCATGCGTCAGACAGCGAAGGCTGTGAAGAATGCCGGGAATTTGAGCGAAAATGTGCTCATGGCGTCTCTTTCCAAGGGGCTCGAACATGATACGATGATGACTATGACAGGCATTATCGCAGAGGAGACCGGAGTAGAGAAGACTGTTGCCCTGTCGGGTCCGTGTATTGCAAACGAGGTTGCACGGGGACTGCCTACAACTATTGTGTCGGCCTCCGATGTTCCCGAAGCGGCACTTACCGTAAGGGATGCGTTTATGACGCCGCGGTTCAGGGTTTATACATCTGATGACCCGCATGGTGTCCAGCTCGGTGGTGCGCTGAAAAACATTATCGCCATTGCCGCGGGGATAAATGACGGTCTCGGGTATGGCACGAATGCAAAGAGCGCGCTTGTAACGAGGGGAATAGTTGAAATAATACGGTTTGGAAAGATGCAGGGCGCCTGTCCCGAAACATTCAACGGCTTATCGGGAATAGGCGATCTCATAACGACCTGTATCAGCGGCCATTCACGGAACAGACGTCTGGGAGAGGAACTCGCCCGCGGCAGGAAAACCGAGGACATTCTCAGGGAAATGGTCATGGTCGCCGAGGGAGTGCCGACAACGAGATCGGTTCATGAATATGCCGTGAAGCATGACATCGATATGCCGATTACCACGAAAGTATATGGCGTTCTTTTCGAGGGCCTGCCGCCCGGTGAAGCGGTCCGCGAACTCATGACCCGCGACCCGAAACACGAACATATTGTATGA